From Alkaliphilus flagellatus, the proteins below share one genomic window:
- a CDS encoding Ppx/GppA phosphatase family protein encodes MNKYATIDIGTNSMRLLLANVEAGKIISRSKYINPTRIGSSVDKDKLISEEGMSRNVEALYDFTQKAKDFGAEKILVIATSAVRDATNGKEFIQRAYEKTGVNIEIISGEEEAALGYQGVAMGLKSKTGKQVVIDIGGGSTELILGEGNALKKTISLNVGAVRMTERYITTDPISKEQYEEMEVAIYEIVKEVVEEIKKDNPNTIVGIGGTITTLAALHQQLDPYHMDKVHNYKLTLKDIRTLKEKLLNLTVEEIKQLKGIHHKRADIIVAGVTILNVIMDNLNIYEITVSEYDNLEGLLFPIR; translated from the coding sequence ATGAATAAATACGCTACTATAGATATAGGAACTAATTCTATGAGACTACTATTAGCTAATGTTGAAGCTGGAAAAATAATAAGTAGATCAAAATACATAAACCCAACTCGTATAGGTAGCTCAGTAGATAAAGATAAATTAATAAGCGAAGAAGGAATGAGTAGAAATGTAGAAGCCCTTTATGATTTTACTCAGAAAGCAAAAGATTTTGGAGCGGAAAAAATATTGGTAATCGCAACTAGTGCAGTTAGAGATGCAACAAATGGTAAAGAATTTATACAAAGAGCCTACGAAAAAACAGGGGTTAACATAGAAATAATAAGTGGGGAAGAAGAAGCAGCGCTTGGATACCAAGGAGTAGCAATGGGGCTAAAGTCCAAGACAGGCAAACAAGTAGTAATAGATATAGGTGGAGGCAGTACAGAGCTTATATTAGGCGAAGGCAATGCTCTTAAAAAAACCATAAGCCTAAATGTAGGGGCAGTACGTATGACAGAAAGGTATATTACAACAGATCCAATTAGTAAAGAGCAATACGAAGAAATGGAAGTGGCTATATATGAAATAGTAAAGGAAGTAGTAGAAGAAATTAAAAAAGATAACCCAAATACAATAGTCGGTATAGGAGGTACTATAACAACCCTTGCTGCACTACATCAGCAGTTAGACCCATACCATATGGATAAAGTACATAACTACAAGTTAACATTAAAGGATATAAGAACATTAAAAGAAAAATTACTAAACTTAACAGTAGAGGAAATAAAACAACTAAAAGGTATCCATCATAAAAGAGCAGACATAATTGTAGCAGGGGTCACTATTCTAAATGTAATAATGGATAACTTAAATATATATGAAATTACAGTTAGCGAATATGACAACTTAGAAGGATTACTTTTCCCTATTAGATAA